From the Martelella mediterranea DSM 17316 genome, one window contains:
- a CDS encoding sulfatase, which yields MTDTRPNIVFVITDQQRHDTIRAMGFPYMDTPNLDALVEEGTAFSNMYVTSPCCAPSRASLFTGLYPHNSGVLRNDEVWPSTWVSDLAAAGYHCCNVGKMHTHPFEAPFGFHERHVVENKDRAHPNLPFFLDNWDKALMARGVEKPDRRSYRRRQDYATALGAFSWELDRDLHPDVFTGRLACRWLKEWNGTKPFFLQVGLPGPHPPYDPAPEDLEPYLDRDLPAPIPSDIEAQPKALQELQANHIRDDHDAVRHLAHPTDEQTRRQRAHYYANVSMIDGIMGEIRAALEQRGVADNTIIIFTSDHGDCLNDHGHSQKWTMYEHSVRVPAIIHDPRHPGGTRVDDLVSLMDLGPTVLEFAGLVPPSWMEGISLAPCIRGETEAPLRTEVFAELARDMIQSNAAFFTMIRTGPWKLVHISGTTEGQLFNLEDDPDECANLWDDANHADTRRQLTARLLEWRIESGLAAQGWLGRVAC from the coding sequence ATGACCGATACCCGTCCCAATATCGTTTTCGTCATCACCGACCAGCAAAGGCACGACACGATCCGAGCCATGGGTTTTCCTTACATGGATACGCCCAATCTCGACGCGCTGGTGGAAGAAGGGACGGCGTTTTCGAACATGTATGTGACCTCGCCATGCTGCGCGCCCTCGCGGGCAAGCCTGTTCACCGGGCTCTATCCGCACAATTCCGGCGTGCTGCGCAATGACGAGGTCTGGCCCTCGACCTGGGTCAGCGACCTGGCGGCGGCCGGCTATCACTGCTGCAATGTCGGAAAGATGCATACCCATCCCTTCGAAGCGCCGTTCGGCTTTCATGAACGCCATGTGGTGGAAAACAAGGACCGGGCCCATCCGAACCTGCCCTTCTTCCTTGATAACTGGGACAAGGCGCTGATGGCGCGCGGCGTCGAGAAACCTGACCGCCGCAGCTATCGCCGACGGCAGGACTATGCGACCGCGCTCGGCGCGTTTTCATGGGAGCTCGACCGGGACCTGCATCCGGATGTCTTCACCGGCCGGCTCGCCTGCCGCTGGCTGAAGGAGTGGAATGGGACGAAGCCGTTCTTCCTTCAGGTCGGCCTGCCTGGACCGCACCCGCCCTACGACCCCGCGCCCGAGGATCTGGAGCCCTATCTTGATCGCGACCTGCCCGCGCCCATTCCCTCGGACATAGAGGCGCAGCCGAAGGCGCTGCAGGAACTGCAGGCAAACCATATCCGCGACGACCATGACGCCGTGCGCCACCTTGCGCATCCGACCGATGAACAGACCAGGCGGCAGCGTGCGCATTACTACGCCAATGTCTCGATGATCGACGGCATCATGGGGGAGATCAGGGCAGCGCTCGAACAACGCGGCGTCGCCGATAACACGATCATCATCTTCACCTCTGACCACGGCGATTGTCTCAACGACCACGGCCACAGCCAGAAATGGACGATGTACGAGCATTCCGTGCGCGTTCCGGCGATCATCCATGATCCCCGCCATCCCGGCGGAACCCGCGTCGACGATCTCGTTTCGCTCATGGATCTTGGGCCGACCGTGCTGGAATTTGCGGGCCTTGTTCCCCCTTCATGGATGGAGGGCATATCGCTCGCGCCCTGCATCCGGGGTGAAACCGAAGCGCCGCTGAGGACCGAGGTCTTCGCCGAGCTGGCGCGCGACATGATCCAGAGCAACGCGGCGTTCTTCACCATGATCCGGACCGGGCCTTGGAAGCTGGTGCACATTTCCGGAACGACGGAAGGGCAACTCTTCAATCTTGAGGATGACCCGGACGAATGCGCCAATCTATGGGACGACGCGAACCATGCCGACACGCGCCGGCAACTGACCGCGCGGCTTCTGGAATGGCGCATCGAGAGTGGCCTGGCCGCCCAGGGTTGGCTCGGAAGGGTGGCATGCTGA
- a CDS encoding SDR family NAD(P)-dependent oxidoreductase, with translation MLMSANWDFSVEGKRVLITGGLGGIGSALAEGFVRHGAEVIVTGRAPDRAPPKGCRYEAVDLTNDADVNLLAERTGAIDTLIHCAGQIEREREMQPDGFNAVLDVHLTGALRLANAYRAGLAANGGAIINVASMFSYYGAPHIPAYAAAKAGVVSLTKSLALSFAEEGIRVNAIAPGWIRTPMTERGRADPEIRQKVLTRLPKGGDWADPDELCGTAVFLASSASRMITGVTIPVDGGYTAA, from the coding sequence ATGCTGATGTCGGCGAACTGGGACTTTTCGGTTGAGGGCAAGCGCGTTTTGATCACGGGCGGCCTTGGCGGCATCGGCTCGGCGCTGGCCGAGGGTTTCGTCCGCCATGGCGCGGAGGTCATCGTCACCGGTCGAGCGCCTGATCGCGCCCCGCCAAAGGGCTGCCGATACGAAGCCGTGGACCTCACGAATGATGCCGATGTGAACCTTCTTGCCGAACGAACCGGCGCGATCGATACGCTGATCCACTGCGCCGGGCAGATCGAGCGCGAACGGGAAATGCAGCCCGATGGCTTCAACGCGGTGCTCGACGTTCATCTGACCGGCGCGCTGCGGCTTGCCAATGCCTATCGCGCCGGACTTGCCGCAAATGGCGGTGCGATCATCAATGTCGCCTCGATGTTTTCCTATTACGGCGCGCCGCATATACCGGCCTATGCGGCTGCAAAGGCCGGCGTGGTGTCGCTGACGAAATCGCTGGCGCTTTCCTTCGCGGAGGAAGGCATCCGGGTCAACGCGATCGCGCCCGGCTGGATCCGGACGCCGATGACCGAGCGCGGCCGGGCCGACCCGGAGATCCGTCAGAAAGTCCTGACCAGATTGCCGAAGGGCGGCGACTGGGCCGATCCGGACGAGCTCTGCGGTACGGCGGTGTTTCTGGCATCTTCGGCGTCGCGCATGATCACCGGCGTCACGATCCCCGTCGATGGCGGATATACGGCCGCATAG
- a CDS encoding SDR family NAD(P)-dependent oxidoreductase, with translation MAGHILITGAGGGIGSATARMAAARGYAVSLMARSSGSKEASALLGEIAAKGGEAQVVTADVTSEGDIVDAFKKAADRFGPLTALMNSAGIAYNAPVSALDCESIARVMAVNVVGLMLCCREAVSYMSTEAGGQGGSIVNISSMAATIGGRPGASVYAASKGAVDVFTTGFAREVADQGIRVNSVRPGMIATKMTANLEQDAALKKSVEASIPMKRIGQPEEIAEIVLWLNSPAASFVTGAHINAGGGGFHIASS, from the coding sequence ATGGCCGGACATATTCTCATTACCGGTGCCGGCGGCGGCATCGGTTCCGCCACGGCGCGCATGGCGGCGGCGCGCGGCTACGCCGTGAGCTTGATGGCGCGTTCCTCCGGCAGCAAGGAAGCCTCGGCGCTTCTGGGGGAGATCGCCGCGAAAGGCGGAGAGGCACAGGTGGTGACCGCCGATGTCACCAGCGAGGGCGATATCGTCGACGCGTTCAAGAAAGCGGCCGACCGGTTCGGCCCGCTCACGGCGCTGATGAACTCGGCAGGCATCGCCTACAACGCGCCGGTCAGCGCGCTCGATTGCGAAAGCATTGCCCGGGTGATGGCGGTGAACGTCGTCGGCCTGATGCTCTGTTGCCGGGAGGCGGTCAGCTACATGTCAACCGAAGCCGGCGGGCAGGGCGGTTCGATCGTCAATATTTCATCGATGGCGGCAACCATCGGCGGCCGCCCCGGGGCGAGCGTCTATGCCGCCTCGAAAGGCGCGGTGGACGTTTTCACCACGGGGTTTGCGCGCGAAGTCGCGGATCAGGGTATTCGCGTCAACAGCGTCAGGCCCGGCATGATCGCGACGAAGATGACCGCCAATCTGGAACAAGATGCCGCTCTCAAGAAATCGGTGGAGGCTTCCATCCCCATGAAGCGGATCGGGCAGCCGGAGGAGATCGCCGAGATCGTGCTGTGGCTCAACTCGCCGGCAGCGTCTTTCGTGACCGGCGCCCATATCAATGCGGGCGGTGGCGGATTTCACATCGCATCTTCCTGA
- a CDS encoding NAD-dependent epimerase/dehydratase family protein has product MTVLVTGATGFIGSYLIPVLLERGYDVAATDRMPAPEWIATRSNIRYIQTDLGREADIQKLMGIVRPEKIVHLASVLAGPCEADPLLGYRVNFMSTATLLDAGLAHGLKRFVMTSAGSVFGQGLREPVRNDAERLPRTVYGQTKLACEHLIEWYRRVHGISCGAVRFPWVYGPGRSTGITAEYSSLLLDRIARNEPLVISNPEERGDWLYVKDAVKALMLLLEREEQPEISYNIMGSVHSIREAMTLAMQLFPEARVTFEESGRTTQPYASSYDDSKARADIGWQPDYALADGIREHVTLVRQRHGA; this is encoded by the coding sequence ATGACTGTACTGGTGACCGGAGCGACAGGCTTTATCGGCTCCTATCTGATTCCGGTTTTGCTCGAGCGGGGCTACGACGTCGCCGCCACCGATCGCATGCCGGCGCCGGAATGGATCGCAACGCGCTCCAATATCCGCTATATCCAGACCGATCTTGGCCGTGAAGCGGACATCCAGAAGCTGATGGGCATCGTCCGCCCCGAAAAGATCGTGCATCTGGCATCGGTGCTCGCCGGGCCGTGCGAGGCCGACCCGCTGCTCGGCTACCGCGTCAACTTCATGTCGACCGCGACACTGCTGGATGCCGGACTTGCCCACGGACTGAAGCGCTTCGTGATGACGAGCGCCGGATCGGTTTTCGGCCAGGGTCTGCGGGAACCGGTGCGCAACGACGCCGAGCGGCTGCCGCGTACCGTTTATGGACAGACCAAGCTGGCCTGCGAGCATCTGATTGAATGGTATCGCAGGGTGCATGGGATAAGCTGCGGGGCTGTCCGCTTTCCCTGGGTCTACGGACCGGGCAGGAGCACCGGCATTACGGCCGAATATTCGTCGTTGCTGCTCGACAGGATCGCCAGAAACGAGCCCCTTGTCATCTCCAATCCCGAGGAGCGGGGCGACTGGCTCTATGTCAAGGACGCGGTAAAGGCGCTGATGCTGCTCCTTGAGCGGGAGGAGCAGCCCGAGATCAGCTATAACATCATGGGGAGCGTCCACAGTATCCGGGAGGCGATGACGCTTGCCATGCAGCTCTTCCCGGAAGCGCGCGTAACCTTCGAGGAGAGTGGCCGGACAACCCAGCCTTATGCCTCCTCTTATGATGACAGCAAGGCGCGCGCGGATATCGGCTGGCAGCCGGATTACGCGCTTGCCGACGGCATCAGAGAGCATGTGACTCTGGTCAGGCAACGTCATGGGGCCTGA
- a CDS encoding L-idonate 5-dehydrogenase, with protein sequence MLKDQAIVVHAAKDLRSETRDLVPLVAGEVRLEMAWGGICGSDLHFYRHGGTGVAKLRQPMVLGHELSGRVCETGQDIRGFAVGDAVVVHPARVCGQCHGCLSGREQLCEDVRFLGSAARMPHCDGGFRRFLTVEATQLRRVPEGLPLDIAALTEPLAVALHAIARAGDVAGRAVLVMGAGPIGALLVAALRLKGAARIVAADISDFPLALARRVGADETWNMTRTAPEDMFDIVFEATGVADGLSAAMQRARRGGVVAKVGIFAPGLVPAPLSLVVGREIDFKGCWRFGSEFDEALEMLAEHSAQFGNLVTHRFSVDDYRCAFETASDRTRAMKVLLDLAVANKGLEVRADTSSSRWGEKPTWRLLPCGACPAGNFRLTLTFGPS encoded by the coding sequence ATGCTGAAAGATCAAGCGATCGTGGTTCATGCCGCGAAAGATCTCCGTTCGGAGACGCGCGATCTCGTGCCTCTCGTTGCGGGTGAGGTCAGGCTCGAGATGGCCTGGGGCGGGATTTGCGGCTCCGATCTCCATTTCTATCGTCACGGCGGAACCGGCGTGGCAAAACTCCGCCAGCCAATGGTCCTTGGCCACGAGCTTTCCGGCCGTGTCTGCGAGACTGGTCAGGATATTCGCGGTTTCGCCGTCGGCGATGCCGTCGTGGTTCATCCGGCACGAGTCTGCGGCCAATGTCATGGCTGCCTCTCCGGCCGCGAGCAGCTTTGCGAGGACGTGCGTTTTCTTGGAAGTGCGGCGCGCATGCCCCATTGCGATGGCGGTTTCCGGCGTTTCCTGACCGTCGAGGCAACCCAGCTTCGGCGGGTGCCCGAAGGACTGCCGCTCGATATCGCAGCGCTGACCGAACCGCTGGCGGTCGCCCTTCACGCCATCGCGCGGGCAGGCGACGTCGCCGGCCGCGCGGTGCTGGTCATGGGTGCCGGGCCGATCGGCGCGCTGCTCGTCGCCGCGCTGAGGCTGAAGGGCGCCGCCCGGATCGTCGCGGCCGACATCAGCGACTTTCCATTGGCCCTGGCAAGGCGGGTGGGGGCGGATGAAACCTGGAACATGACCCGTACAGCCCCGGAAGACATGTTCGATATCGTTTTCGAGGCCACCGGCGTGGCCGACGGTCTGTCCGCGGCGATGCAGCGCGCGCGCCGGGGCGGCGTCGTTGCGAAAGTCGGGATTTTTGCACCCGGGCTCGTGCCGGCTCCGCTGTCCCTGGTTGTCGGTCGTGAGATCGATTTCAAGGGCTGCTGGCGTTTTGGCAGCGAGTTCGACGAGGCCCTCGAAATGCTGGCCGAGCATTCCGCACAGTTCGGCAATCTCGTGACACACCGGTTTTCCGTCGATGACTATCGATGTGCCTTCGAGACCGCCTCGGACCGGACACGCGCGATGAAAGTCCTGCTCGACCTTGCTGTGGCGAACAAGGGACTGGAAGTCCGGGCTGATACGTCGAGCTCGCGATGGGGCGAGAAGCCGACTTGGCGTCTGCTTCCCTGCGGAGCGTGCCCGGCGGGGAATTTCCGCTTGACGTTGACCTTCGGTCCGTCTTGA
- a CDS encoding branched-chain amino acid aminotransferase, with translation MAAIDTTPAFETWTYVDGEWLPGNPPLIGPTSHAMWLGSTVFDGARYFEGMAPDLDEHCKRINRSARALGLRPTKTSEEIEALVWEGLKNFKGAEAVYIKPMYWAEHGLDGLVPADPASTRFALCLFETPMRSTVPVRLTVSPYRRPSPEVAMTHAKTGSLYPNSGRMMLEARARGFDNALALDMLGNVAETASANIFMVKDGIPMTPADNGCFLAGITRKRILKLFRDNGIAAKEKTLTVKNFLEADELFLTGNYNKVVPVIKLDDRDFEPGPMAKQAMTLYMDWARSTCK, from the coding sequence ATGGCAGCAATCGACACCACCCCCGCTTTTGAAACCTGGACCTATGTCGATGGCGAATGGCTTCCCGGCAATCCGCCGCTGATCGGCCCGACCTCGCATGCGATGTGGCTCGGCTCCACCGTCTTCGACGGCGCGCGCTATTTCGAGGGCATGGCGCCGGATCTGGACGAGCATTGCAAGCGCATCAACCGCTCCGCCCGCGCGCTCGGCCTGCGGCCGACCAAGACCTCGGAGGAAATCGAGGCGCTGGTCTGGGAAGGGCTGAAGAATTTCAAGGGCGCTGAAGCGGTCTATATCAAGCCGATGTACTGGGCCGAACACGGCCTTGACGGGCTCGTGCCCGCCGATCCGGCCTCCACCCGTTTCGCGCTTTGCCTGTTCGAAACACCGATGCGCTCCACCGTGCCCGTGCGGCTGACGGTCTCGCCTTACCGCCGCCCGTCGCCGGAAGTGGCCATGACCCACGCCAAGACCGGCAGCCTCTATCCCAATTCCGGCCGGATGATGTTGGAGGCGCGCGCCCGCGGCTTCGACAATGCGCTGGCGCTCGACATGCTCGGCAATGTCGCCGAGACGGCGTCGGCCAATATCTTCATGGTCAAGGACGGTATTCCGATGACGCCGGCGGACAATGGCTGTTTCCTCGCAGGCATCACCCGCAAGCGCATTCTCAAGCTGTTCCGCGACAATGGCATCGCCGCCAAGGAGAAGACGCTGACCGTCAAGAACTTCCTCGAAGCCGACGAACTGTTCCTGACCGGCAATTACAACAAGGTCGTGCCGGTGATCAAACTCGACGACCGCGATTTCGAACCGGGCCCGATGGCGAAACAGGCGATGACGCTTTACATGGACTGGGCACGCTCGACCTGCAAATAG